In Crinalium epipsammum PCC 9333, the following are encoded in one genomic region:
- a CDS encoding vWA domain-containing protein, with protein sequence MTNNTIEVVFSFDTTGSMYPCLTQVRRNIKTTVTRLIKEIPDIRIGIIAHGDYCDAGSTYVTKQFDLSNDVDAICNFVQNVEPTGGGDAPECYELVLHEAQSIDWKSANSKTLVLIGDDIPHPPAQTPKKLNWRKEVDKLADLGVTVYGIQALNRPHATPFYKELAEKSGGFHLNLDQFSYITDLFLAVCYQQSSDEQLQAYEQEVVEEGRMSRGLNKIFSTMLQREAVEDYGEADLRVVTPGRFQVLAVDNDISIKAFVLENGLTFKVGRGFYEFTKTETIQGHKEIILMDRKTGDLFEGAAAREMLGLPAGSSVRLKPSNLEKYVVFVQSTSANRKLVGGTRFLYEVEDWKEI encoded by the coding sequence TGAAGTTGTTTTTAGCTTTGATACGACTGGAAGTATGTATCCTTGCCTTACTCAAGTAAGGCGTAACATTAAAACTACTGTTACCCGCTTGATAAAAGAAATTCCTGATATACGGATTGGAATTATTGCTCATGGTGATTATTGCGATGCAGGTTCTACTTATGTAACCAAGCAATTTGATTTATCAAACGATGTAGATGCTATCTGTAATTTTGTGCAAAATGTCGAACCTACTGGCGGGGGAGATGCGCCAGAATGTTATGAATTGGTGTTGCACGAAGCACAATCTATTGATTGGAAATCAGCTAATTCTAAAACTTTAGTGCTTATTGGTGATGATATTCCCCATCCACCAGCGCAAACACCAAAAAAACTTAATTGGCGGAAAGAAGTAGATAAGTTAGCTGATTTAGGTGTGACAGTTTATGGGATTCAAGCTCTTAATCGCCCTCATGCTACTCCCTTTTATAAGGAGTTAGCGGAAAAATCGGGCGGTTTTCATCTTAATTTAGACCAGTTTTCTTATATTACTGATTTGTTTTTGGCAGTTTGTTATCAACAATCTTCGGATGAACAACTGCAAGCTTATGAGCAAGAAGTTGTTGAAGAAGGGCGGATGAGTCGTGGTTTAAATAAGATTTTTAGTACGATGCTGCAACGGGAAGCAGTAGAGGATTATGGTGAAGCAGATTTGCGTGTTGTTACACCTGGGCGGTTTCAGGTTTTGGCGGTTGATAATGATATTTCAATTAAGGCTTTTGTATTAGAAAATGGTTTAACTTTTAAGGTTGGGAGGGGTTTCTATGAATTTACTAAAACAGAAACTATCCAGGGACATAAAGAAATTATTTTGATGGATAGGAAAACTGGTGATTTGTTTGAAGGTGCAGCAGCGAGGGAAATGTTGGGTTTGCCAGCAGGTTCTAGTGTGCGACTCAAACCGAGTAATTTGGAGAAATATGTCGTATTTGTGCAAAGTACTTCAGCTAATCGGAAATTGGTGGGGGGAACTCGTTTTCTTTATGAGGTGGAAGATTGGAAGGAAATTTAA